The following are encoded together in the Ignavibacteriales bacterium genome:
- a CDS encoding 6-carboxytetrahydropterin synthase encodes MAYATRRETFSAAHRLFIPDISDEENLKLFGKCSNPNWHGHNYVLEVTVKGGINPSTGFVIDLKLLKEIIIERVIKKVDHKNLNLDTEFMKGIMPTTENVAIAIWNQLVNQIPTGRLCSVKLSETENNFVEYKGESV; translated from the coding sequence ATTGCCTACGCAACACGACGTGAAACATTCAGCGCTGCCCATCGTCTTTTCATTCCAGATATTTCTGATGAAGAAAATCTAAAATTATTTGGCAAATGCTCCAACCCAAATTGGCATGGGCATAACTACGTTTTAGAAGTAACCGTAAAAGGGGGCATTAATCCCTCAACGGGTTTTGTGATAGATCTAAAATTATTGAAAGAAATAATTATCGAAAGAGTCATCAAAAAAGTAGATCATAAAAATTTAAATCTCGATACAGAATTTATGAAAGGAATAATGCCAACGACTGAAAATGTTGCAATTGCAATTTGGAATCAGTTAGTGAATCAAATACCCACTGGAAGATTATGCTCGGTTAAACTTTCCGAGACAGAGAATAATTTTGTTGAATATAAAGGAGAATCAGTTTGA
- a CDS encoding SDR family oxidoreductase: protein MIDGKPSVVWITGASSGIGKAAAKQFARVGAKVFASSRRLTELERLNKELREESLRVEILPCNVASASNVDQAVKKILAENQIECLINNAGITSFKPALENSNQEITDIINTNLLGAIYSIKSVLPSMIKNGGGKIINILSVVTHKIFLNSSAYSASKMGLLGFTNVLREEVRNDNIKIINIIPGATETPIWSSDIRKKYSNRMMKPDEIASLLVWIYLNKENMVTEEIVIRPVEGDLS, encoded by the coding sequence ATGATTGATGGAAAGCCTTCTGTCGTTTGGATTACCGGCGCAAGCTCAGGTATCGGAAAGGCTGCAGCAAAACAATTCGCACGGGTGGGAGCAAAAGTCTTTGCATCATCACGAAGACTTACGGAACTTGAACGACTGAATAAAGAATTGAGAGAGGAAAGTCTTCGAGTTGAAATACTCCCATGTAATGTCGCATCAGCATCCAATGTTGACCAGGCGGTAAAAAAAATTCTTGCTGAAAATCAAATTGAATGTCTTATAAATAATGCAGGGATTACTTCATTCAAACCAGCTTTAGAAAATTCTAATCAAGAGATTACCGATATTATAAACACAAACTTACTCGGTGCTATTTATTCAATAAAATCTGTTTTGCCTTCGATGATAAAAAATGGTGGCGGGAAGATTATCAATATTTTATCAGTTGTGACTCACAAAATATTTTTAAATAGCAGTGCATACTCTGCTTCCAAGATGGGTTTATTAGGATTTACAAACGTGCTTAGAGAAGAAGTGAGAAATGATAATATTAAAATTATTAATATTATTCCGGGTGCTACCGAAACACCAATATGGTCTTCTGATATTAGAAAGAAATATTCTAATAGAATGATGAAGCCGGATGAAATTGCATCACTTCTTGTGTGGATTTATTTAAACAAAGAAAATATGGTTACGGAGGAAATAGTCATCCGTCCAGTGGAGGGGGATTTATCTTAA
- a CDS encoding regulatory protein RecX: protein MTIERIVKRSDESASVFFDDQSEIILSYEVIIKNGLRKGDAVSESLFYLLKDENEKYFIKKKAINLIARRIHSSRELQIKLLQKRYSKKLIDEVIQNLIYNKIINDEAFAQIFVEEKSRTKHWGRSKLKGELIKRGIKNDVIEIVLQSELHDDSEHIKKLVEKKSKYFTKKKLH, encoded by the coding sequence ATGACGATTGAAAGAATTGTTAAACGTTCTGATGAATCTGCGTCAGTTTTTTTTGATGATCAAAGCGAAATAATTCTTTCCTATGAGGTAATTATTAAAAACGGCTTGAGGAAAGGTGATGCAGTTTCCGAAAGCCTTTTTTATTTACTTAAAGACGAGAATGAAAAGTATTTTATCAAAAAGAAAGCAATAAATCTAATAGCGAGGAGAATTCATTCTTCAAGAGAATTGCAGATAAAACTTTTGCAGAAGAGATATAGCAAAAAACTGATTGATGAAGTGATACAAAATTTAATTTATAATAAAATTATTAATGACGAGGCATTTGCCCAGATATTTGTCGAAGAAAAATCCAGGACAAAACATTGGGGCAGATCAAAATTGAAGGGGGAACTAATCAAGAGGGGTATTAAAAATGATGTTATCGAGATAGTGCTTCAATCTGAATTGCATGATGATTCTGAACACATAAAAAAGCTTGTTGAAAAAAAAAGCAAATATTTTACGAAAAAGAAATTACACTGA
- the murB gene encoding UDP-N-acetylmuramate dehydrogenase has protein sequence MEIKKDVGLKEYNSFHVDANAKYFFKAKNLGDVHEAINFSTSEKLKVLVLGAGSNILFTKDFEGLVIKMELAGIETISEKEDEIILSVGAGVSWESFVDYCAASNYWGVENLALVPGSCGAAPVQNIGAYGQEIKNVFHEAAGISIDTNSEIRISKEESKLEYRNSVFKSELKDKFVITSIAFRLSKNPNPITSYKAVAKEIKKRNLETPSTLDMSNIIKDIRRSKLPDPIVIGNAGSFFKNPVVSNQHFDKIRKKYPQIIFYPEDKEFIKISAGWLVENSNWKGKRVGDAGVYEEHALVLVNYGNASGRQIHNLAKQIKLSVRDKFGIKLDEEVNIL, from the coding sequence ATGGAAATAAAAAAGGATGTTGGTCTAAAAGAATATAATTCCTTTCATGTGGATGCTAATGCTAAATATTTTTTCAAGGCAAAAAATTTAGGGGATGTTCACGAAGCAATTAATTTTTCTACCAGTGAAAAACTAAAAGTTCTTGTATTAGGTGCCGGGAGTAATATACTTTTTACAAAAGATTTTGAGGGTTTGGTAATCAAAATGGAACTTGCAGGTATTGAAACGATTTCTGAAAAGGAGGATGAAATAATTCTCTCGGTTGGAGCAGGAGTTTCGTGGGAATCATTTGTTGATTATTGTGCAGCCAGTAATTACTGGGGGGTGGAAAATCTTGCTTTAGTACCCGGCAGTTGCGGTGCCGCTCCAGTTCAAAACATTGGTGCGTATGGACAGGAAATAAAAAATGTTTTTCACGAAGCTGCCGGAATATCGATTGATACAAATTCTGAAATCAGAATTTCCAAAGAGGAGAGTAAATTGGAGTATCGAAACAGCGTATTTAAAAGTGAATTGAAAGATAAATTTGTAATCACCAGCATTGCTTTTCGGCTTTCCAAAAATCCAAACCCGATTACCTCTTATAAGGCAGTAGCAAAAGAGATAAAGAAACGAAATTTAGAAACACCATCTACTTTAGATATGAGTAATATTATCAAAGATATCCGCCGTTCTAAATTACCCGATCCAATTGTAATTGGGAACGCGGGAAGTTTCTTTAAGAATCCCGTTGTTTCAAATCAGCATTTTGACAAAATCAGAAAAAAATATCCACAAATTATTTTTTATCCTGAGGACAAAGAGTTTATAAAAATATCTGCCGGCTGGCTAGTAGAAAACTCAAATTGGAAAGGGAAACGTGTCGGTGATGCCGGTGTTTATGAAGAGCATGCATTAGTCTTAGTTAATTACGGCAACGCAAGCGGCAGACAAATCCATAATTTGGCTAAACAAATTAAATTATCAGTTAGAGATAAGTTTGGAATTAAGCTGGATGAAGAAGTAAATATTTTGTGA
- the folE gene encoding GTP cyclohydrolase I FolE: MNFKNTEKIINELLLEIGEDSQREGLLSTPKRVAKAYEFLTSGYQKNIEEVLNNAIFTEKYDEMVLVKNIDFYSLCEHHMLPFYGKVHVAYIPDGKIVGLSKIPRIVEVFARRLQVQERMTQQIADTIEKYLHPIGVAVVSEAYHMCMMMRGVEKQNSSATSSAMHGVFKDDSKTRSEFLNLISNKNL; the protein is encoded by the coding sequence TTGAACTTCAAGAATACAGAAAAAATAATTAATGAACTTCTTTTAGAAATCGGAGAAGATTCACAGCGAGAAGGACTTCTTAGCACTCCCAAACGTGTTGCAAAAGCTTATGAGTTTTTAACAAGCGGTTATCAAAAAAATATTGAAGAAGTTTTGAACAATGCAATTTTCACAGAGAAATACGATGAAATGGTTTTGGTAAAGAACATTGATTTTTATTCTTTATGTGAGCATCACATGCTGCCTTTTTATGGAAAGGTGCATGTGGCGTATATACCGGATGGAAAGATTGTCGGCCTAAGTAAAATTCCACGTATCGTAGAGGTATTTGCAAGACGCTTACAAGTACAGGAGAGAATGACTCAGCAAATAGCCGACACAATTGAAAAGTATCTTCACCCTATTGGTGTGGCAGTGGTATCAGAAGCATATCACATGTGTATGATGATGCGGGGGGTGGAAAAACAAAATTCATCTGCAACATCAAGTGCAATGCATGGCGTTTTCAAAGATGATTCGAAGACAAGGAGTGAATTCTTAAATTTAATTTCAAATAAAAATTTATGA
- a CDS encoding NUDIX hydrolase gives MKIEFNFAQAGVIPYRRVNNAIEILLITSRRKQKWIIPKGYIEFNLTSFESAKKEAYEEAGIIGSNETYELGEIIFDKPIGKCLMKIYSMEVVKFLDDYPESNFRKRKWFPIDEAIQKIEMEGVADLMQKIKKSIN, from the coding sequence TTGAAAATCGAATTTAATTTTGCTCAGGCTGGGGTAATTCCATATCGAAGGGTAAACAATGCTATAGAGATTCTCTTAATTACCTCAAGACGAAAACAAAAGTGGATCATCCCGAAAGGTTATATCGAATTTAATCTTACCTCCTTCGAATCGGCAAAAAAAGAAGCTTATGAAGAAGCAGGGATTATAGGTTCGAACGAAACTTACGAACTTGGAGAAATTATTTTTGATAAACCCATTGGCAAGTGTTTAATGAAAATCTATTCGATGGAAGTTGTAAAATTTTTAGATGATTATCCTGAAAGTAATTTTAGAAAGAGGAAGTGGTTTCCTATTGACGAAGCAATTCAAAAAATTGAAATGGAGGGAGTCGCTGATTTAATGCAGAAGATAAAAAAATCAATCAATTAA
- the thpR gene encoding RNA 2',3'-cyclic phosphodiesterase, whose amino-acid sequence MNRLFVAIPMPELILSNIFNLINSLSDKQTGMRWEKKEKIHLTLKFIGEVPNEIVPLIVEQISFLNHFEKIKFSLTEFNFFPNGYNPKILYIGLSNNEIINQIAFELDQRLFEIGIEKSEKRFKPHLTILRIKKPVSDSFIKSFKSLNISSLNFIANEVSLYESKLKPDGSHYKKIKKYFLN is encoded by the coding sequence ATGAATAGATTATTTGTTGCGATACCGATGCCAGAATTAATTCTGAGTAATATTTTTAATTTAATAAATAGTTTAAGCGACAAACAAACTGGTATGAGATGGGAAAAGAAGGAGAAAATCCATCTAACGCTTAAATTTATCGGCGAAGTTCCGAATGAAATTGTCCCATTAATAGTTGAGCAAATTTCATTCCTCAACCATTTTGAGAAAATAAAATTTTCGTTGACTGAATTTAATTTTTTCCCTAACGGTTATAATCCCAAAATTCTTTACATTGGATTATCTAATAATGAAATAATTAATCAAATAGCTTTTGAATTAGACCAGAGATTATTTGAAATAGGAATAGAGAAATCGGAAAAGAGATTTAAACCACACTTAACAATTTTGAGGATTAAAAAACCGGTGTCTGATTCATTCATAAAAAGTTTTAAGTCACTGAATATTTCTTCATTAAATTTTATTGCAAATGAAGTCTCACTATATGAAAGTAAATTGAAGCCTGACGGCTCACACTATAAAAAAATAAAAAAATATTTTCTTAATTAA
- a CDS encoding phosphoglucomutase: protein MRKLKLKYGLEDWRGKIGEEVNNNSIAEIAQAFSNYLFERNESRERIKVAVGYDTRKTSKEFALLFARILSGNSIVSLLSEKSGISPAVSNYVRSNNLNAGVIITGGHKSVDYNGIKFKDFYGGPFSCADSISIENYLGESLVQADDEFIHQVDIRSRYYESIEPLIDFEAIRHSGIKILIDSMSAAGQQILENLFFKHDIDSKTIFKIAGHDFSQRIPLVIEENLLPLKNELAKTNKYSFGIATDGDGERLGILTEAGEWVSQQELSILLADYILNDRGISGDIVKTATLSDKMKIITDSLNRKIIETNLGFRYVTELLLKNNIAFGCEETGTYSFKNHIPDSDGVFFALILLKCWRVPAIKS from the coding sequence ATGAGAAAACTTAAACTTAAATATGGATTGGAAGACTGGCGTGGGAAAATTGGGGAGGAGGTGAATAATAATTCCATTGCAGAAATTGCACAGGCGTTTTCAAATTATTTATTCGAGCGAAATGAGTCCCGAGAGAGGATTAAGGTAGCTGTCGGATATGATACAAGAAAAACTTCTAAAGAATTTGCACTTCTTTTCGCAAGAATTCTTTCCGGCAATTCTATTGTCTCACTCCTTTCCGAAAAATCAGGTATCTCGCCTGCTGTTTCTAATTATGTGAGATCAAATAATTTGAACGCAGGAGTGATTATTACAGGCGGGCATAAATCAGTTGACTACAATGGTATAAAGTTTAAAGATTTTTACGGCGGTCCATTTTCTTGTGCAGATTCTATCTCGATAGAAAATTATCTTGGTGAATCTTTAGTTCAGGCTGATGATGAGTTTATTCACCAGGTTGATATTAGAAGCAGATACTATGAATCAATTGAGCCTCTTATTGATTTTGAAGCAATTCGTCATTCGGGGATAAAAATACTTATAGACTCGATGAGTGCTGCCGGTCAACAAATATTAGAGAATCTTTTTTTCAAACATGATATTGACTCGAAAACAATCTTCAAAATTGCGGGACATGATTTTTCTCAGCGAATACCTCTTGTTATTGAAGAAAATTTGTTGCCGTTAAAAAATGAACTCGCCAAAACCAATAAATACTCTTTCGGAATTGCTACTGACGGCGATGGTGAACGATTAGGGATTTTGACCGAAGCTGGCGAATGGGTTTCTCAACAGGAACTTTCAATTTTGCTGGCAGATTATATTTTAAATGATAGAGGAATATCCGGGGACATCGTGAAAACAGCTACACTTTCGGATAAAATGAAAATCATAACAGACTCATTGAATAGAAAAATCATTGAAACGAATCTTGGTTTTCGATATGTAACCGAATTACTTCTAAAAAATAATATCGCATTTGGATGTGAGGAGACCGGAACTTATTCATTTAAAAACCACATCCCCGATAGTGATGGGGTTTTCTTTGCATTAATTTTACTGAAATGTTGGCGCGTTCCGGCTATAAAAAGTTGA
- a CDS encoding RecX family transcriptional regulator — MKKKANILRKRNYTDQQLKQKLFSFLLSKGFEIDLIKKCIQDLFSGNYEELID; from the coding sequence TTGAAAAAAAAAGCAAATATTTTACGAAAAAGAAATTACACTGATCAGCAATTGAAGCAAAAGTTGTTTTCATTCCTTCTTTCAAAAGGATTTGAAATTGATTTAATAAAAAAATGTATACAGGATTTATTCTCTGGTAATTATGAGGAATTAATTGATTGA
- the bcp gene encoding thioredoxin-dependent thiol peroxidase, translating into MISIDKKAPAFKLFDQNGKSISLKDYLGENVVLYFYPKDDTSGCTAEACSFRDDFPQFKKIDAVILGVSPDSVASHKKFQQKYSLPFTLLSDESKEVVEKYGVWKEKSMYGRKYMGVERTTIIIDKKGVVRKIYPKVKVAGHNEEVLTALDGLADD; encoded by the coding sequence ATGATAAGCATTGATAAAAAAGCCCCGGCGTTCAAATTGTTCGATCAGAATGGTAAATCCATTTCATTAAAAGATTATTTAGGTGAAAATGTAGTTCTATATTTTTATCCAAAGGATGATACATCCGGTTGCACTGCTGAGGCTTGCAGCTTCCGGGATGATTTTCCCCAGTTCAAGAAAATTGATGCAGTTATATTAGGTGTTAGCCCTGATTCAGTGGCATCGCATAAAAAATTTCAGCAAAAATATTCTCTGCCTTTTACTTTGCTGAGTGATGAAAGTAAAGAAGTTGTTGAGAAATATGGTGTATGGAAGGAGAAAAGTATGTACGGCAGAAAATATATGGGTGTTGAAAGAACTACCATCATTATTGATAAAAAGGGAGTGGTACGAAAGATTTATCCAAAAGTGAAAGTTGCAGGTCATAATGAGGAAGTACTAACGGCATTGGATGGGCTAGCCGATGACTGA
- a CDS encoding phenylalanine 4-monooxygenase, whose amino-acid sequence MSERKHEDSEFLSAYEKAANDGIDPRCIPLKLTGPVPIDDEIGYPDYPASDHETWSYLFDRQMNFLPDRVCSEYLEGVDKLNFTRNKIASLRKLSKIFFNTTGWKIARVPGLIHEQNFFEMLRNKIFPSTDYIRGKQELDYTPAPDCFHDMFGHMPLLTNKNFASFYQMFGEAAFNAKGIHRKYLETFHWFTVEFGLIRKPEGMRIYGAGIISSRQEVQHSLSNEVVVKEFIPDQLVLQDYDVWHLQPILFAIESFEQLEEGFKEWTKRIGILK is encoded by the coding sequence ATGAGTGAACGAAAACATGAAGACTCTGAGTTTCTTTCCGCTTATGAAAAAGCAGCAAACGATGGAATTGACCCACGATGCATTCCTCTAAAACTAACCGGACCTGTTCCTATTGATGATGAAATTGGGTATCCTGATTATCCAGCGAGTGATCATGAAACCTGGAGTTATCTTTTCGATCGGCAAATGAATTTTCTTCCCGACAGGGTTTGTTCCGAATATCTCGAGGGGGTAGATAAATTAAACTTCACAAGAAACAAAATTGCTTCACTCCGGAAACTAAGTAAAATATTTTTTAACACTACCGGTTGGAAAATCGCACGAGTACCCGGGCTTATTCACGAACAAAATTTTTTCGAAATGCTTCGCAATAAGATTTTCCCATCTACAGATTATATTAGAGGGAAACAGGAATTGGATTATACTCCTGCACCTGATTGCTTTCATGATATGTTTGGTCACATGCCGCTGCTTACAAATAAAAATTTTGCTTCCTTTTATCAAATGTTCGGTGAGGCTGCCTTCAATGCGAAAGGAATTCATAGAAAATATCTCGAAACTTTCCATTGGTTTACTGTTGAGTTTGGGCTTATCAGAAAACCTGAAGGGATGAGAATTTATGGGGCAGGAATTATTTCATCGCGTCAGGAAGTGCAACATTCACTTTCCAATGAGGTGGTGGTCAAGGAATTTATTCCTGATCAGTTAGTCCTTCAAGATTATGATGTATGGCATTTGCAGCCAATACTGTTTGCCATTGAATCATTTGAACAGCTTGAAGAAGGATTTAAAGAATGGACTAAAAGAATCGGAATTTTGAAATAA
- a CDS encoding periplasmic heavy metal sensor, with amino-acid sequence MNKLFVFLFLVFSILNSNSVLLAQEFPPKEKAFNQMHFDPMERLNLSEEQKNEFKALHFKHQNEMIEANADLQKKELALQELKSNPDYSREDVLAAVTKLNDSRANIELRKENHRMDIYEKLNPEQKKMWNESQTKFHRFKEMKKFRVDNEHKFDRKF; translated from the coding sequence ATGAATAAATTATTTGTGTTCTTGTTTCTTGTTTTCTCAATCTTGAATTCAAACTCAGTATTATTAGCTCAAGAATTTCCACCCAAAGAGAAAGCGTTTAATCAAATGCATTTCGATCCGATGGAAAGATTAAATCTATCCGAAGAGCAAAAAAATGAATTCAAAGCGCTGCACTTCAAACATCAAAACGAAATGATAGAAGCAAACGCAGATCTGCAAAAAAAAGAATTAGCCCTGCAGGAGTTGAAAAGTAATCCTGATTATTCACGCGAAGATGTGCTTGCAGCCGTTACAAAGCTTAATGATTCCAGAGCAAATATCGAATTACGTAAAGAAAATCATCGCATGGATATCTATGAGAAATTAAATCCTGAGCAGAAAAAAATGTGGAATGAATCTCAGACAAAGTTCCATCGTTTCAAGGAGATGAAAAAATTCCGTGTAGATAATGAACACAAGTTTGATCGTAAATTCTAA
- the recA gene encoding recombinase RecA: protein MSSDRDQKIKIIDDAIASIEKTYGKGAIMKLGDGVINNIESIPTGALSLDYALGIGGVPRGRVIEIYGPESSGKTTLCLHIIAEAQKTGGLAAFIDAEHALDVNYAKRLGVDTSNLLISQPDFGEQALEITDTLVRSNALDVIVIDSVAALVPRSEIEGEMGDATMAVQARLMSQALRKLTGAISKSKTSVIFINQLRSKIGVMFGNPETTTGGNALKFYASVRLDIRRIAAIKDGNDVIGNRTRVKIVKSKVAPPFKEVEFDILYNEGISKSGDVIDLAVDQGIIKKSGSWFTFNEDRFQGREQFKAKLLEAPEIYEELAKQVKIKLGMLKEGDTKSPEKKEDEKPQSKEKKSK from the coding sequence ATGAGTTCTGATCGTGATCAAAAAATAAAAATAATAGACGATGCGATTGCCAGTATAGAAAAAACATATGGCAAAGGTGCTATTATGAAACTTGGCGATGGTGTCATTAACAACATCGAATCAATACCAACCGGCGCGCTTTCATTAGATTATGCTCTTGGTATTGGCGGTGTTCCTCGTGGAAGAGTAATCGAAATTTATGGACCTGAATCAAGTGGAAAAACAACACTCTGCCTTCATATAATCGCTGAAGCTCAGAAGACAGGGGGACTTGCAGCATTCATTGACGCAGAACATGCTCTCGATGTTAATTATGCAAAAAGACTTGGTGTGGATACAAGTAATTTGCTTATATCGCAGCCGGATTTTGGTGAACAGGCTCTCGAAATTACTGACACGCTCGTTCGCAGCAATGCATTGGATGTCATTGTGATTGATTCTGTCGCTGCACTCGTTCCGCGTAGTGAAATTGAAGGTGAGATGGGAGATGCAACTATGGCTGTTCAGGCTCGACTAATGTCGCAGGCATTAAGAAAACTTACCGGTGCAATATCAAAATCGAAAACTTCAGTAATTTTTATCAATCAACTTCGGAGTAAAATTGGTGTGATGTTCGGCAATCCCGAAACAACGACTGGTGGTAACGCGCTTAAATTTTACGCTTCTGTTCGACTGGATATCAGAAGAATTGCAGCTATTAAAGACGGCAATGATGTCATCGGAAACAGAACACGTGTAAAGATTGTTAAGAGTAAAGTTGCCCCTCCTTTTAAGGAAGTTGAATTTGATATATTATATAACGAAGGCATTAGTAAATCCGGCGATGTAATTGACTTAGCAGTTGATCAGGGAATTATTAAAAAGAGCGGTTCTTGGTTTACATTTAACGAAGATAGATTTCAAGGGAGGGAGCAGTTCAAAGCAAAACTTCTTGAAGCACCGGAGATTTATGAAGAACTCGCAAAGCAGGTGAAAATTAAACTTGGAATGCTTAAGGAAGGGGATACTAAATCTCCAGAAAAAAAGGAAGATGAAAAACCACAATCAAAAGAAAAGAAATCGAAGTAA
- a CDS encoding phosphatidylglycerophosphatase A — protein MKINFIENFLGSGFYTGYIPIASGSFASLIALLIYFTPGFENYFIHIPLILIFIFYGIFIGNKFEKKFGKDPAECTIDEVVGMWISLLFLPKSLFLSLIAFLIWRILDIVKPAPARNVEKLKGGVGIMADDIIASTYTLIIMQLLVLIINKLNLHF, from the coding sequence TTGAAAATTAATTTTATTGAAAACTTTTTAGGCTCAGGTTTCTATACCGGGTACATTCCGATTGCTTCCGGAAGTTTTGCAAGTCTCATAGCACTGCTAATCTATTTTACACCCGGATTCGAAAATTATTTCATTCACATTCCATTAATCCTGATATTTATTTTTTACGGTATATTCATTGGGAATAAATTTGAAAAAAAATTTGGAAAGGATCCGGCAGAGTGCACGATTGATGAGGTAGTTGGAATGTGGATATCATTATTATTTTTACCAAAGAGTTTATTTCTAAGTTTAATCGCATTTTTAATCTGGAGAATTTTAGACATTGTTAAACCAGCACCGGCAAGAAATGTTGAAAAACTTAAAGGTGGGGTTGGAATAATGGCGGATGACATTATTGCAAGTACGTATACATTAATTATTATGCAATTACTTGTATTAATCATTAATAAATTGAATTTACATTTTTAG
- a CDS encoding competence/damage-inducible protein A, whose protein sequence is MNAHIISIGDEILIGQTVNTNASYIGNMLSDINIIVNKVTAIGDDEAAIVKEFKETWATDDLIIVTGGLGPTHDDITRSCVVKFFNTELIENEDVLGDIKSLIAKRGRTISNIIKGQALVPKIALPIRNQNGTAPGYWIEKDGKIFVVLPGVPYEMQGMMESFVLPKLAQLTSKVDFVIKKLILLTTGIGESLLAERLGNLDEILQGAKLAFLPSQISVKLRVTVQEKNEAAAKNKLIEIEQKIRSKVGRYIFSREDEVLENVVSRLLIERELRLAVAESCTGGYLSSLLTNISGSSKYYDRGVIAYCNAAKVEILKVDEDKINTFGAVSLEVARQMAEGVKSISGSDLGISLTGILGPTGGSAEKPVGLVYIGLCDDNVCTAKKFLFGDNRLRNKQRAAQAALEMLRRHLLGIPFDE, encoded by the coding sequence ATGAACGCACATATTATTTCTATAGGTGATGAAATATTAATCGGTCAAACAGTAAACACTAATGCTTCATACATTGGCAATATGCTATCCGATATTAATATCATCGTTAATAAGGTCACTGCAATTGGAGATGATGAAGCAGCAATCGTAAAAGAATTCAAAGAGACCTGGGCAACCGATGATTTGATTATTGTTACCGGAGGATTAGGACCAACACACGATGACATTACGAGGTCTTGTGTGGTCAAATTTTTTAATACTGAGTTAATAGAAAACGAGGATGTCTTAGGTGATATAAAATCCCTAATTGCAAAGAGGGGACGAACAATATCAAATATTATTAAAGGTCAGGCTCTGGTTCCTAAAATTGCTCTGCCAATAAGGAATCAGAATGGCACTGCCCCCGGGTATTGGATCGAAAAAGATGGAAAAATTTTTGTTGTTTTGCCTGGTGTACCTTACGAAATGCAAGGCATGATGGAATCTTTTGTGCTGCCTAAACTCGCTCAACTGACTAGTAAAGTAGATTTTGTAATCAAAAAATTGATATTGTTAACCACAGGAATTGGCGAATCGCTACTCGCAGAACGGTTGGGAAATTTAGATGAAATTTTGCAAGGAGCAAAGCTTGCATTCCTTCCAAGTCAAATAAGCGTAAAGTTGAGGGTGACTGTCCAGGAGAAAAATGAAGCAGCAGCAAAAAATAAACTAATTGAAATCGAGCAAAAGATCAGAAGCAAGGTAGGCAGATATATTTTTTCACGGGAAGATGAAGTGCTTGAAAATGTTGTCTCGAGATTATTAATTGAAAGAGAATTACGTCTTGCTGTGGCAGAATCTTGTACAGGTGGTTATCTTTCAAGCCTGTTAACTAACATTAGCGGCAGCAGCAAGTATTATGACCGGGGTGTTATCGCATATTGTAATGCAGCAAAAGTTGAAATTCTAAAAGTTGATGAAGATAAAATCAACACCTTCGGTGCAGTTAGTTTAGAAGTTGCAAGACAAATGGCAGAGGGAGTTAAATCTATAAGCGGAAGTGATCTCGGAATTTCACTCACAGGAATTTTAGGGCCAACTGGAGGTAGTGCTGAAAAACCTGTCGGTTTGGTATATATCGGTTTGTGTGATGATAATGTCTGTACGGCAAAAAAATTTCTTTTTGGAGATAACCGTTTAAGAAATAAACAAAGAGCTGCTCAGGCTGCCTTGGAGATGCTGCGCCGTCATTTACTGGGTATTCCTTTTGATGAATAG